CCCATTTGGCCCTGGTCAAGGGCGAGCTGGGCGGTGCAGAACCGGTGCTGGCCCGCGTGCACAGCGAGTGCCTTACCGGTGACGCCCTGGGCTCGCTGCGTTGCGACTGCGGCGGCCAGCTGGGCGCGGCCATGCGTCAGATCGAGCGCGAGGGCAGGGGGGCCTTGCTCTATATGCGCCAGGAAGGGCGCGGCATTGGCCTGGCCAACAAAATTAAGGCTTATGCTTTGCAGGACCAGGGTTATGACACCGTGGAGGCCAACCGTAAGCTGGGCTTTCCCCCGGATTTGCGGGACTACGGCACCGGCGCGCAAATGCTGGTGGATCTGGGCATCCACAAAATCCGCCTGCTTACCAACAACCCCAAAAAAATCGTGGGCCTTTCCGGCTACGGCATCGAAATTGTGGAGCGGGTGCCCATAGAGATGGAAGCCTGCCCCGAAAATGAAGCCTATCTGCGCACCAAAAAAGAAAAAATGGCTCATATGCTTTCTTGTTCGTGCTTGCGTTGACACGCCACGCCATTGCAGCGCCGCCCTCTGGGCGGCGCTTTTGGTCCGCGGCCCAGACCGAAGCCCTGCGACGGACACACTATAAAATCAAGGAGAGGACTATGCCCCTGCGACAAAAACTGACGGCCCAGGCGCTTTTGCTCTGGCGTTTCCTTGGATTTTTTCAGCCCCCGACGCTGCGTCTGCTGCATGCCGTGGCCGCCGTACTCGTCATTCTGCAGTTCTGTACCAAACTTTTTGGCTTCGGATACGGCCATGTGGTCCTGGGCCTGATTCTTTGCTGGGTCGGCTTTGCCCTGGTGGTCTGGAGCCTGAAAACCCGCGGCCTGCGCCACTATTTCCCCTACCTGTGGGGGGATATGGATCAGCTCAAAAAAGATCTGGCCCAACTGCGCGGGGGCAAGCGCATCATCGCCCCCAGGGCCAAGGGCTTGGCTACCGTGGTGCAGGGCCTGGGCCTGGGCGCGCTGAGCATGAGCCTGCTCTCCGGCCTCTGGATGTATGTGGCCTGGACCAACGGCAACCCCGCCCCTGGGGCCGCCGCCGTGCACGGCATCTTTGTCTGGCTGCTGCTGGGCTATGTGCTGGGCCACGGCGGCATGGCTTTGGCCCACTTCTTTTTCTGGAAAAAAAGTACGGTCCGGAAGTGACGGACCGCAGGCTGAAAATTTTTTTCTCGCAGAGCTCAGGGGCGTACCCTGGGTGTGAAGCGATCTGACCGCGCTCTGCCGTTTGGGACGGCACTGCTGCGCAGTCAGAAAAACACTTGTTTTCTGCTTTGTTGCAGCAGCGACACCGGAACATTGCGTCCGGCATGAAGGACGCGGCTGCGGCAGCCGTCCGAAACTTCCCACTGCCACAGCTGCAGAGCAACAGACGCCTGCGCTGCTTGCGCTTGACGCGGTCTTGCCGCATTCCTATCTATAGAACAAAGCCCTTTTTTCAGACAGGGTTGTGCCTAAAAGCGCAATCTCGCAGTCAAGGCAAGATTTTTACAGATTCTTCTTGCTGCGATTCCGGCCTGAAAGAGGCTGAAATTATATTGTGATACCAAAGTTTTTGGGGGCATCCCCTTTGCAAAGATGACAAACAACGCTATAGAACGTCATTCTCGTAAAGAAGCTGACCGCCCGTTCAAACAGGCGAGTGGCGTCCGGGACAGAAGACAGGGCCTGCGCAAGGGGCGCGTGGCCTGCTAAGACCATACAGACGTGCACAAGGAGGCCCTATGGCAAGCCAGGCGTTGATCAAGGATTTTGAGGATCTGCTGGGCAAGGAAAATGTGTTCAGCTCTGAAGCCGACCGCGCGAGCTATTCGTATGATTCCGCGGTGCTGCCCGCAGTGATGCCCGCGCTGGTGGTGCGGCCCACCACGGCAGAGCAGCTGGGCCAGTGCGTGAAAAAGCTCTATGACAACGGCATCCCCATGACCGTGCGGGGTTCCGGCACCAACCTTTCCGGCGGCACCATTCCGGACAAGTCCGACACGGTGGTGATCCTGACCACGGGCCTCAACCGCATTCTTGAAATCAATTCCGACGACCTCTACGCCGTGGTGGAGCCGGGCGTCATTACCGCCCAGTTCGCCGCTGCGGTGGCCAAAAAAAATCTGTTTTATCCTCCGGACCCCGGCTCTCAGGCGGTGTCCACCATCGGCGGCAATATTGCGGAAAACGCCGGCGGCCTGCGCGGGCTCAAATATGGCGTGACCAAAGACTATTTTATGGGCGTGGAATTTTTTGATTCCACGGGGGCGCTGGTCAAGTCCGGTTCGCGTACGGTCAAGTGCGTCACGGGCTACAATCTGACCGGGCTGATGATCCAGTCCGAGGGCACCTTGGGGGTCATTTCTCAGGCCGTGCTCAAGCTGGTGCCGCCGCCCAAGGCTTCCCGCGCCTGTATGGCCGTTTTCCCCGATGTGCAGAGCGCGGCCCAGGCCGTGGCCGGCATCATCGCCGCCCATGTGCTGCCCTGCACCCTGGAATTTCTGGACAACAACACCATCGTGCGCGTGGACGACTTCACTAAGGCCGGCCTGCCGCGTGAGGCCGGGGCCATTTTGCTCATCGAAGTGGACGGCCACCCCGCCCAGGTGGAAGACGACGCCGCCGCTGTGGAAAAAGTGCTTAAGGCCAACGGCGCTACCGCCGTGCATGTGCCCAAGGACGCCGCAGAAAAGTTCAAGCTCTGGGAAGCCCGCCGCATGGCTCTGCCCGTGCTGGCGCGCGCCCGGCCCACCACCGTGCTGGAAGACGCCACCGTGCCGCGCTCCCAGATTCCGGCCATGATGCAGGCTGTTAATGACATCGCCGCCAAATATAAGGTGGAGGTGGGCACTTTCGGCCATGCCGGTGACGGCAACCTGCACCCCACCTTCCTCTGCGACAAGCGCGACGCCGAGGAGTACCACCGGGTGGAAGAAGCCATTGACGAGATGTTTGATACGGCCATCAAGCTCAGCGGCACGCTTTCGGGCGAGCACGGCATAGGCACGGCCAAGGCCAAGTGGATGGAAAAGGAAACCTCGCGCGGCACCATCCTCTTCTCCCAGCGGATGCGGCGGGCCCTGGATCCCAAGGGGCTGCTCAATCCCACCAAACTTGTGGGTATTTAGGAGCCTTCCATGAGTACTCTGCACGAACTGGCCCAGCGCCTCATGTCGCTGGACGACAAAATTACCGCCTGCATGAAGTGCGGCATGTGTCAGGCCGTTTGTCCCATGTTCGGCGCTTCCGGCATGGAGGCCGACGTGGCCCGCGGCAAGCTGGCCCTCATTGACAATCTGGCCCACGAGATGCTCAAGGACCCTGCCTCCGTGAGCGACAAGCTGGGGCGTTGCCTGCTCTGTGGGTCTTGTCAGGCGGCCTGCCCGCCCGGCGTCCAGATTATGGACGTATTTATGGACGCGCGCGAGATCGTCAATGAATACCTTGGCCTGCACCCGGCTAAAAAGATGATTTTCCGCTCGTTGCTGACCAAGCCGGGTTTGTTTAACTTTGCCATGCGCGTGGGCGCGCCCATGCAGGGCCTTATGTTCCGTCGCACGGGCGACGCTCAGGGCACGGTCTGCGCGCCCATGCTCAACTTCATGCTGGGCGACCGGCACATGCGCCCCCTGGCTAAAACGCCCCTGCACGCCCGCTATGGCGCGTTGGACGAACCCCGCCGCAGCGGTGGCCTCAAAGTGGCCTTCTTCCCCGGCTGTATGGGCGACAAAATGTATACGGATATGTCCGAAGCCTGCCTCAAGGTGCTGCGCCACCACAACGTGGCCGTGTTCATGCCCAAGGGCATGACCTGCTGCGGTATTCCGGCGCTTTCTTCGGGCGACGCCAAGGGTATGGTGGAGCAGATGAAGGTCAACGTGGCCGCCCTGGAAAAAGGCGACTTCGACTATCTGCTGAGCCCCTGCGCTTCCTGTACCTCCACCATCAAGGAACTGTGGCCCCGCTATGCCGGCCGGCTGGGTTCTGTGGCCCAGCGCAAGGCGGAAGAACTGGCCGCCAAGGCCATGGACATCAACGCCTTTCTGGTGGACGTGCTCAAGGTGCACCCGGCGGAACACGCCCAGGGCAATGCCGTTACAGTCACCTATCACGATTCCTGCCACCTCAAGAAATCCCTGGGCGTGACCAGCCAGCCCAGGGCCGTCATTGCCGCCAACCCGGCCTATGCGCTCAAGGAAATGGACGAGGCAGACCGTTGCTGCGGTTGCGGCGGCTCCTTCAACCTTTTTCACTATGATTATTCGCGGCAGATTGGCCAGCGCAAGCGCGACAACGTTGTGGCCTCCGGCGCCCAGGTGGTGGCTGCGGGCTGCCCGGCCTGCATGATGCAGCTGGAGGATGTGCTCTCGCACAACCATGACAACGTGCGCGTGAAGCACACGGTGGAAATCTACGCCGAAAGTCTGAAATAACACGGCGTACGGCGTCGTGACGTGGGCGGCCTCGCAAAAAGGCCGGGCCGCCCGCGCGAGCCGCGCGGCCTGGCGCCGCGCACAAGGAGAATGCTATGACCCGAGAGGAATTGGTAGCCGCCTTTTCCGCCAAGGCCACGGCGGTGAACGCCGTGGTGCAGGAAATGCCCACCATGGCCGCGGCTCTGCAGTATGTGGTGGACGTCTGTGCCGACAAGGCTCCTGCCGAGCTGCTGGCCGACGAACCCGGCACCGAGCAGGGCCCCCTGGGCCCCAACAAGGTGCCCACCCGCGTCAAACGCGTGGTGGCTGCGCCGGAACTGAACGATGAAGATTTTGCCCAGCTGTCCAAAGCCTGTGAAGAAAAAGGCTTTATCTGTCTGCGCCAGGGCCTGCGCAACTACCTGGCGGGCATTGACGTGGGGCTTTCCACCGCGGTGCTGGGCATTGCCGGCAGCGGTACCTGCCTGGTCAATACGGACAACGAGGACGCGCGCCTTGCGGGCATGATTGCGGAAATTTCTGTGATTCTGCTGCGCAAATCCGCCATTTATCCGGACCTGCCGTCCATTGCGCAACGTCTGCGCGAACGCATGAATGAAGCTCCCGCCACCTACACCACCCTGATCACCGGTCCCAGCCGCACCGCCGACATTGAGCGTGTGGCCGCCGTGGGCGTGCATGGCCCGCTGGAACTGCACATTATTCTTCTGGAGGACTAACCCATGCACGACGCCCTCAAAAGCTCTTCGGGATACCATAAGGAACTGGACAACGCCCTGAAGGACGACTTTCTGCGCCGCACCCTGGACACCTTTGCCGTGGCCTACCGCGCCAA
This is a stretch of genomic DNA from Desulfovibrio legallii. It encodes these proteins:
- a CDS encoding cytochrome b/b6 domain-containing protein encodes the protein MPLRQKLTAQALLLWRFLGFFQPPTLRLLHAVAAVLVILQFCTKLFGFGYGHVVLGLILCWVGFALVVWSLKTRGLRHYFPYLWGDMDQLKKDLAQLRGGKRIIAPRAKGLATVVQGLGLGALSMSLLSGLWMYVAWTNGNPAPGAAAVHGIFVWLLLGYVLGHGGMALAHFFFWKKSTVRK
- a CDS encoding FAD-binding oxidoreductase, whose protein sequence is MASQALIKDFEDLLGKENVFSSEADRASYSYDSAVLPAVMPALVVRPTTAEQLGQCVKKLYDNGIPMTVRGSGTNLSGGTIPDKSDTVVILTTGLNRILEINSDDLYAVVEPGVITAQFAAAVAKKNLFYPPDPGSQAVSTIGGNIAENAGGLRGLKYGVTKDYFMGVEFFDSTGALVKSGSRTVKCVTGYNLTGLMIQSEGTLGVISQAVLKLVPPPKASRACMAVFPDVQSAAQAVAGIIAAHVLPCTLEFLDNNTIVRVDDFTKAGLPREAGAILLIEVDGHPAQVEDDAAAVEKVLKANGATAVHVPKDAAEKFKLWEARRMALPVLARARPTTVLEDATVPRSQIPAMMQAVNDIAAKYKVEVGTFGHAGDGNLHPTFLCDKRDAEEYHRVEEAIDEMFDTAIKLSGTLSGEHGIGTAKAKWMEKETSRGTILFSQRMRRALDPKGLLNPTKLVGI
- a CDS encoding heterodisulfide reductase-related iron-sulfur binding cluster, which gives rise to MSTLHELAQRLMSLDDKITACMKCGMCQAVCPMFGASGMEADVARGKLALIDNLAHEMLKDPASVSDKLGRCLLCGSCQAACPPGVQIMDVFMDAREIVNEYLGLHPAKKMIFRSLLTKPGLFNFAMRVGAPMQGLMFRRTGDAQGTVCAPMLNFMLGDRHMRPLAKTPLHARYGALDEPRRSGGLKVAFFPGCMGDKMYTDMSEACLKVLRHHNVAVFMPKGMTCCGIPALSSGDAKGMVEQMKVNVAALEKGDFDYLLSPCASCTSTIKELWPRYAGRLGSVAQRKAEELAAKAMDINAFLVDVLKVHPAEHAQGNAVTVTYHDSCHLKKSLGVTSQPRAVIAANPAYALKEMDEADRCCGCGGSFNLFHYDYSRQIGQRKRDNVVASGAQVVAAGCPACMMQLEDVLSHNHDNVRVKHTVEIYAESLK
- a CDS encoding LutC/YkgG family protein is translated as MTREELVAAFSAKATAVNAVVQEMPTMAAALQYVVDVCADKAPAELLADEPGTEQGPLGPNKVPTRVKRVVAAPELNDEDFAQLSKACEEKGFICLRQGLRNYLAGIDVGLSTAVLGIAGSGTCLVNTDNEDARLAGMIAEISVILLRKSAIYPDLPSIAQRLRERMNEAPATYTTLITGPSRTADIERVAAVGVHGPLELHIILLED